ACGAGGATTCCTTTTTTAGACATTGTTTAATTCTCCCTGTAGGTTCAGGATCGCCTCGAAGTTGTCGTTTTTTGATGTGTTGTTTTTTTTATCTATACCACACGTTGTGCAGCGGTGGGTCAGGATATAATCACCGTGTTTTATCGTAAAGCCTACCGGTTCCATCAAGCCGAGACAGGACGCGGCTCGGTCGCCGGGGTTCACGTCAACATGCCGGCTCCAGAGGCATTCCGGACAGTGATTGGTATAGCCGTTCCCCTCGACGGCGGCACCACACTGCACGCAGGTAAAGTTTTCAATGTGGCGTTGAAATTTTTTGTTCACCGGTTAGTACTGACATTTCTCCCTTGACGGATTCGGTCCACTGTTCGCTTTAAACTTGGAGAGGCAGAAGCGGCGCGTTCCAAATCCCAATGGTCTCGGACAAACTGAATCAACCGAGGGTTATATTCATTTCCTGTTTTTGCGGTTTTATCGTTTCGTGCTGGCACAAGTGCCTCTCTCAATCTTGTATTTCTGCTCCTTCGGGCAAGTGATACAAGGAACTCCTTGGGAGAACCGATCTCGTCGGTGTTTCGTGGAATACGATTAACGGGTATGGCTAGAAATTCTGCAACAGAACGACAAGAATTACATTGTTTAATCCCATTTTAATAGACTCAGCTGTGCAGCATGTTCAGGACCAGTTTTTGAAAGCACAGCCTCACCGACCGTAAGACCTGCTTCAAGTAACCTTCGGACGGGCTTAATATCCCACGCTGGTATGACCGTTGTATTCGTTTCTGTGGGTGCTAGCATTAAAACTTCCGTGCCATCAATTCCCTGCTCTGTGAGAAGTGCATCACTATGGGTGCTAACAAAGACTTGCCGTCGTCTGCTTCTTTGCATCCGAGAAATCAAGGGCGCAAGTTGCGACACAATTCCGAGGTTCAATGAAAGTTCCGGTTCCTCCAATAAGAGAACCGAGTCACTTTCAAGGAGTGACCATAGAAGTCCAAGCAACCGGAGTGTCCCATCGGAAAATTGATCTTCTCGTTGCCAAACTCCTTGCGCACGCCAGTGGGAATAGAGCGCCCGCAAATGTGGATGTCCTGTGATTTCGTCGCGGCAAAACTCCAATTGTTTAAACTGTGGCACAGCGATCTGGAGTGCTGATTCAATTTTTTTCAACCGAGAACGCCGCGTTCTTTCCGTAACACTGGCGACTCGTTCGAGAAATCCCTGTCCAAAGGGATCTTCTTCAACAATTCTACCCTGAATTGAAGCCGCAAAGCGAAGCAGCTGCGGAACTAAATGGAGGTAGGTAACATTTCCGAGGAACTGTGCAATCTCTCGGAATTTCGCATTCATATTGACCTGCTCCAGAAAGGTCTGGGTAAGACGATCCTGATCCACTTCATCATCTTTATCCGGTCTTTGTAGAAGTAATTCACTCTCTTTCCATACTTGTTCATTCAATTTTTTGCAATAAGTCGATTGATAATCATAACAGTAATACCATTTCTGAATAACCGTTTCTCATTAGCGAAAACCCACTCGTAGGGGCGAGGTCCCCTCGCCCGTCTAATCCGTCCGAATCCTCATAGCATTTCAAAATCTCTGAAATGCGAATTTATTTTTCAGATTTGGTATAAGATTCCCTCCACGATAGCGTACAAATATGATATAAAAATCATAACACATTCGGTGAGCAAATGCCATCCCAAAGGATGCTGGAGCTTGGTTTGCTCCGACTCATTCCAAAACTATAATTCTGCGCGCGTCATGAAGGTTGCGTAGATAGCGGAGGTTCTGACCAGATCAGGAATATGCACGCGTTCATTGATGGCATGCCCGCCCTCGCCACTGGGTCCGTAGCCAACGCCGGGTAAGCCTGTATTGACAAAATAGTGCAAGTCCGTAAATCCGGTAGTGCCTTTAAATCTCGGCTGATTGAAACGGACTCTGCGCACTGCATCGGCGAATGCCTGCGCTATCGGTGAGTTAATATCCGTCAAACACGGCTCAATACGCAAGATGGCTCGCGCCTCTGCGACCAAATCGGGATAGTATTGGCACGCCCCAGAAATCGCCTCCCGCAATTCGAGCTCGGCAAATTCCAGCTCCTCGTTGGGTGTAATCCGTCGATCAATGGAGAACGTGACGCGCGCCGGAACGGTGTTGACTTTATCGCCATCGGTGCCGCGGAACGTTCCACCGATGTTCACTGTCGGATACCGATCACTGCCATCCGTGAGTTTAAATGCCCGCTCAGGCGACCTCAAATTCCGCTTAACCCGTTGTAACGCTGTCACGAGTTCAGCAGCCTTCTCAAAGGCGTTTATCCCCTTATCCGGCTGTGCGCCGTGCGCTGCTTTGCCTTGGACTTCAACCTCTAACCAGAGGACCCCATTATGTCCGTTGCCGATGTTCATCTCCGAACCACCTTCGCAATTGACGACGTAATCCGCACGAACCAACCCTTCCTCAACGACATACCCCGCGCCCAACTCGCCACCGGTCTCCTCATCACAGGTGAAAGAGCACTCAATGTTAAACTGCGGTTTGACACCCGTCTCTTGAACCGCCTGAATTGCGAACAGAAGGGCAGCAATGGCATCTTTCATATCGTCGGCACCACGTCCGTAAAGCCATTCCCCCTCAATCTCGCCGCTGAATGGGTCATTGAAACGCCAGTCGCCTGCAACGGGGACCACATCGTAGTGTGCGTTGAAATGGACAGTCTTCTCTGCCCCGACATCCCAACGCGCGATGAGATTCAGTCGTGGATGGCTTTCAGCATTCGGGATAACCTGCGCAGCACGCGCTGTGGGGACCTCGGCGATCTCGGTCTGCATCCCCAATGCCTGACACTTCGCGTCCAGGAGCCCAACAATTTCGGCATAATTTTCGCCGGGTGGGTTGACAGTGGGAATCCTGACGAGTTCCTGAAGCAAGGCACAAAGCGCGGCTTGATTGTCCTTAATATAGGTTTGAATGGACATCTTTAATTTTTCCTTGCGGATAAGTCATAGCATCTGTGAATCTAATGCTTTTCGTGTTCGAGTCGTCCTCCACTTCGTTACGGACTCGGGATCCGATTTTAAGAAGGACATACAAAATAATCACCGGTTCGTATTTTAATTTTTCCTTGCGGATAATTAAAAACCCCTATTTGACAACCGCCTGATCCCCCGCGGACAAATGCGCCACGGTTTCGCCTGTCTCCGTAAAGGTCCGGGTCACGCTGACAGACGCATAGGTCCATAGGATTTTCATGGGAGCATCGCTCTCATTCCAAAACCGATGCGGGATACCCGCTGGCACAAATGTCGTGTCAAAGGCTTTCATGGTAAAGACTTCACCATCAACCTCGCAGGCGGCTTCGCCTTCGAGAATTGTAACGGATTCATCGCAGTTGTGATAGTGACGTGCGATCGCTGCACCTGGGTCAAACATTGTCACGCCGTTGGTGAGTGATGTGGAATCAATCCATTTACCGGCTAACGGGACGGTTTTCACGCCGGTGCCTCGGTCGATAGGGTTCTGTTTCTCAAAGTCGATGATGTGTGCTTTTGCACTCATTTTTGATTCACCATCTTTCTTAAGATTTGCCTAATTTTAGCATGAAGGGAGAAAAATTTCAAGAGATGAAATTTAGGAAAGGACTGCTGCAAATGCGTCAATCGCGCGTTGGATCTCTGCTTCGGTGTGTGTTGCCATGACGGTTAGCCTTAAACGACTCGTGTCTGGCGGTACTGCTGGCGGACGGATCGCTGGCGCGAACACGCCCTCGGCGAGTAACGCATCCGCAATATCTGTTGTCCGTTTCGGGCTGCCCAAGACTACGGGAAGAATCTGCGTTTCACTCGGTAGTAGGGTGTACCCTAAATGCGTCAAGGCAGTTTTGAGACATCTTGCATTCGAGAATAGACGTTGCTGCAGTTCAGGCGAGGCGCGAATTACATCAAGTGCTGCATTTGCAGCAGCCAACGTTGCCGGTGGCAGTCCTGTCGTGAAGATAAAGCCACGCGCCTTGTTAATGAGCAATTCAATCAGTGCGCGACTCCCTGCAATATACCCACCGAGCGCGCCAACCGCCTTGCTGAGCGTCCCCATCTGAATAATGTTTTCCGCTTCCAATCCGAAATGCGCGAGGGTCCCACCTCCGTTCTTCCCTAAGACGCCAAACCCGTGTGCATCATCTACCAGCACCATTGCATCGCGCGCTGCAGCGAGGTTACAAATATCGGGTAGGGGTGCAATATCGCCGTCCATGCTGAAAACGCCATCTGTCACGATGAGTCGTCGCTGAAATGCATGGGATTCTGATAACACGGATTTGAGGTGTTCCATATCGCAGTGTCGATAGACTTTTTTGGTGGCACGGCTGAGACGGCATCCGTCTATGATACTGGCATGGTTAAGCGCATCGCTGAGGATGAGGTCGCCTTCCCCGGCAAGCACGGGAATC
This window of the Candidatus Poribacteria bacterium genome carries:
- a CDS encoding ArgE/DapE family deacylase: MSIQTYIKDNQAALCALLQELVRIPTVNPPGENYAEIVGLLDAKCQALGMQTEIAEVPTARAAQVIPNAESHPRLNLIARWDVGAEKTVHFNAHYDVVPVAGDWRFNDPFSGEIEGEWLYGRGADDMKDAIAALLFAIQAVQETGVKPQFNIECSFTCDEETGGELGAGYVVEEGLVRADYVVNCEGGSEMNIGNGHNGVLWLEVEVQGKAAHGAQPDKGINAFEKAAELVTALQRVKRNLRSPERAFKLTDGSDRYPTVNIGGTFRGTDGDKVNTVPARVTFSIDRRITPNEELEFAELELREAISGACQYYPDLVAEARAILRIEPCLTDINSPIAQAFADAVRRVRFNQPRFKGTTGFTDLHYFVNTGLPGVGYGPSGEGGHAINERVHIPDLVRTSAIYATFMTRAEL
- a CDS encoding cupin domain-containing protein, which encodes MSAKAHIIDFEKQNPIDRGTGVKTVPLAGKWIDSTSLTNGVTMFDPGAAIARHYHNCDESVTILEGEAACEVDGEVFTMKAFDTTFVPAGIPHRFWNESDAPMKILWTYASVSVTRTFTETGETVAHLSAGDQAVVK
- the bioF gene encoding 8-amino-7-oxononanoate synthase; the protein is MRPKTPLTEPQGKLENWLDVECATLEEAGLRRHLRTVRSAPTGTINLDGRDVVLLGSNNYLGLSTHPKVIAAAVEATRTFGTGASGSRLISGNSERYTSLETNLAAAKGTEAALVFSSGYAANTSVIPVLAGEGDLILSDALNHASIIDGCRLSRATKKVYRHCDMEHLKSVLSESHAFQRRLIVTDGVFSMDGDIAPLPDICNLAAARDAMVLVDDAHGFGVLGKNGGGTLAHFGLEAENIIQMGTLSKAVGALGGYIAGSRALIELLINKARGFIFTTGLPPATLAAANAALDVIRASPELQQRLFSNARCLKTALTHLGYTLLPSETQILPVVLGSPKRTTDIADALLAEGVFAPAIRPPAVPPDTSRLRLTVMATHTEAEIQRAIDAFAAVLS
- a CDS encoding RNHCP domain-containing protein, which codes for MNKKFQRHIENFTCVQCGAAVEGNGYTNHCPECLWSRHVDVNPGDRAASCLGLMEPVGFTIKHGDYILTHRCTTCGIDKKNNTSKNDNFEAILNLQGELNNV
- a CDS encoding AAA family ATPase; amino-acid sequence: MQKWYYCYDYQSTYCKKLNEQVWKESELLLQRPDKDDEVDQDRLTQTFLEQVNMNAKFREIAQFLGNVTYLHLVPQLLRFAASIQGRIVEEDPFGQGFLERVASVTERTRRSRLKKIESALQIAVPQFKQLEFCRDEITGHPHLRALYSHWRAQGVWQREDQFSDGTLRLLGLLWSLLESDSVLLLEEPELSLNLGIVSQLAPLISRMQRSRRRQVFVSTHSDALLTEQGIDGTEVLMLAPTETNTTVIPAWDIKPVRRLLEAGLTVGEAVLSKTGPEHAAQLSLLKWD